The Pantoea vagans genome includes a window with the following:
- a CDS encoding amidohydrolase gives MKTLSDLVNARIPQMQIWRRDLHQFAESGWLEFRTATLVAEELHRLGYQLKLGREVIDADARMGLPSAEVLAQQEARALEQGALPQWISHFSGGFCGVVATLETGRPGPVMGFRVDMDALDQNESRDADHIPTREGFASCNAGMMHACGHDGHTTIGLALAGVLMEMKDQLSGTIKIIFQPAEEGVRGAKAMVAAGVVDDVDLFTAIHLGTGVPAGEIVCGSDSFLATTKLDVSFTGIGAHAGGKPEEGRNALLAAAQATLALHNLPQHSGGVARVNVGVLQAGTGRNVVPDCALMKVETRGVSNQVNDDIYQQALRVIAGAAAMYGVEYDIKLMGGARSCTPSQPWVDFIHQQADAMGIFTSVIDTKQQAAGSEDATYMLERVQQRGGQSSYVIFGCDLAAGHHNARFDFDEAIMATAVQTLATLALNQAQFGGQR, from the coding sequence ATGAAAACCCTCTCCGACCTCGTCAACGCGCGGATACCGCAGATGCAAATCTGGCGTCGCGATCTGCACCAATTTGCCGAATCGGGCTGGCTGGAGTTCCGTACCGCGACCTTGGTCGCTGAAGAGCTGCATCGCCTTGGTTATCAGCTGAAGCTGGGCCGTGAAGTGATCGATGCTGATGCGCGTATGGGATTGCCCTCCGCCGAGGTGCTGGCGCAGCAAGAAGCCCGCGCGCTAGAACAAGGTGCGCTGCCGCAGTGGATCTCCCATTTCTCAGGCGGTTTCTGTGGCGTTGTCGCCACGCTGGAAACCGGTCGTCCCGGCCCAGTAATGGGCTTCCGGGTCGATATGGATGCACTGGACCAGAACGAAAGCCGTGATGCCGACCATATCCCGACCCGCGAGGGCTTTGCCTCCTGCAATGCCGGCATGATGCATGCCTGCGGTCACGACGGGCACACCACCATCGGACTGGCGCTGGCGGGCGTGTTGATGGAGATGAAAGATCAGCTCAGCGGCACCATCAAGATCATCTTCCAACCCGCCGAAGAAGGCGTGCGCGGTGCGAAAGCCATGGTCGCTGCAGGCGTGGTGGATGATGTGGATCTGTTTACCGCCATCCACCTTGGCACAGGCGTGCCCGCAGGCGAAATCGTTTGCGGCAGTGATAGCTTCCTCGCCACCACCAAACTGGATGTGAGTTTTACGGGTATCGGCGCACATGCAGGCGGTAAACCAGAAGAGGGCCGCAATGCCCTGCTCGCTGCCGCACAGGCTACGCTGGCATTGCATAATCTGCCGCAACACAGCGGCGGCGTGGCGCGCGTTAACGTCGGCGTATTACAGGCGGGCACCGGCCGTAACGTGGTACCGGATTGCGCGCTGATGAAAGTCGAAACCCGTGGCGTCAGCAATCAGGTTAACGACGATATCTATCAGCAGGCTTTGCGCGTCATCGCTGGCGCGGCGGCGATGTATGGCGTTGAGTACGATATCAAACTGATGGGCGGTGCTCGCAGCTGTACACCGAGCCAACCGTGGGTGGATTTCATCCACCAGCAGGCCGATGCGATGGGCATTTTCACCTCGGTCATTGATACCAAACAGCAGGCGGCAGGTTCAGAGGATGCCACCTACATGCTGGAGCGCGTGCAGCAGCGCGGCGGCCAGTCTTCGTATGTGATCTTCGGCTGCGATCTGGCAGCAGGCCATCACAACGCCAGATTCGATTTTGATGAAGCGATCATGGCCACCGCGGTGCAAACGCTGGCCACCCTGGCGCTGAATCAGGCGCAGTTTGGAGGCCAGCGATGA
- a CDS encoding M20 family metallopeptidase gives MSHHDFIDHYINENQPRFTALSDAIWDVPETRFEETQSAAILADALEQEGFRVERGVGNIDTAFIASIGNGKPVIAILGEFDALAGLSQQSGCATPQPLVENGNGHGCGHNLLGTAGLAAAFAIKAWWAQNGQRGTLRFYGCPGEEGGSGKTFMVREGLFDDVDAAVTWHPEGFSGMFNLSTLANIQAAFHFKGVAAHAANSPHLGRSALDAVTLMNTGANFLREHIVQEARVHYAVTNTGGVSPNVVQADAEVLYLIRAPELDQAQDIYQRVINIAKGAALMTDTTMTVRFDKACSNYVPNRALEAVMERNLHQFGLPAYSADEQQFAAEIRATLTKDDLRNARLNAARTGGEAGVAWTEALGDKILMDEVAPYAVTRELLYGSTDVGDVSWVTPTAQCFAPCFAFGTPLHTWQLVAQGRTSLGHKGMCLAAKVMAATALTLLQDEDALARCREEFQRVRREQPYVCPIPADVTPSKLSS, from the coding sequence ATGAGCCATCACGACTTTATCGATCATTACATCAACGAGAATCAGCCGCGCTTTACTGCGCTCAGCGATGCCATCTGGGATGTGCCGGAAACCCGCTTTGAAGAGACGCAGTCTGCCGCCATTCTGGCTGATGCGCTGGAGCAGGAAGGTTTTCGCGTTGAACGCGGCGTCGGCAATATCGATACCGCTTTTATCGCCAGCATCGGCAACGGCAAGCCGGTGATTGCGATTCTGGGTGAGTTCGATGCACTGGCCGGTTTAAGCCAGCAATCGGGCTGCGCCACGCCACAACCGCTGGTCGAGAACGGCAACGGACACGGCTGCGGGCACAATTTATTAGGCACCGCCGGGCTGGCTGCCGCCTTTGCCATTAAAGCCTGGTGGGCGCAGAACGGTCAACGCGGCACATTGCGTTTTTATGGTTGTCCGGGCGAAGAAGGCGGTTCCGGCAAAACCTTTATGGTGCGTGAAGGACTGTTTGATGATGTCGATGCGGCTGTCACCTGGCATCCTGAAGGGTTCAGCGGCATGTTCAACCTCAGCACCCTTGCCAACATTCAGGCCGCGTTTCATTTCAAGGGCGTCGCCGCGCACGCCGCTAACTCCCCGCATCTGGGCCGCAGCGCCTTAGATGCCGTCACCCTGATGAATACCGGTGCCAACTTCTTACGCGAGCACATCGTGCAGGAAGCCCGCGTGCACTACGCCGTGACTAATACTGGCGGCGTCTCTCCCAATGTGGTGCAGGCCGATGCCGAAGTGCTGTATCTGATCCGCGCACCGGAACTCGATCAGGCCCAGGATATCTACCAGCGCGTCATCAACATCGCCAAAGGCGCGGCCCTGATGACGGACACCACCATGACGGTACGATTCGACAAAGCCTGCTCCAACTATGTGCCCAATCGTGCGCTGGAAGCCGTCATGGAGCGCAATTTGCATCAGTTTGGCCTGCCAGCTTACAGCGCGGATGAGCAGCAGTTTGCCGCCGAGATCCGTGCCACGCTGACCAAAGACGATCTGCGCAATGCGCGCCTGAATGCGGCACGCACCGGCGGTGAAGCGGGCGTGGCGTGGACAGAAGCGCTGGGTGACAAGATTTTGATGGATGAGGTGGCGCCGTACGCCGTCACGCGCGAGCTGCTGTACGGCTCAACCGATGTCGGCGATGTCAGTTGGGTCACGCCGACGGCACAGTGCTTCGCGCCCTGTTTTGCCTTCGGTACCCCGCTGCACACCTGGCAACTGGTGGCACAGGGCCGCACCTCTTTGGGTCACAAAGGCATGTGTCTGGCCGCCAAAGTGATGGCCGCCACCGCGCTGACCTTGTTACAGGACGAGGACGCGCTGGCACGCTGTCGTGAGGAGTTTCAGCGTGTGCGCCGCGAACAGCCTTATGTTTGCCCGATACCGGCAGACGTCACACCATCGAAGTTGTCATCCTGA
- the abgT gene encoding p-aminobenzoyl-glutamate transporter has product MEVTTENRSPGKLFSWIERVGNKVPNPFLLFVYLIVVLMVATAIISAFDLAVKNPTNGELVRVNNLLSVAGIQWILPNIIKNFSGFTPLGSILALVIGAGLAEKVGLLQSLMVKMASRVSRRYASYMVLFIAFFSHISSDAALVVMPPLGALIFLAVGRHPVAGLLAAIAGVASGFTANLLIVTTDVLLSGISTEAAKAVSDTVHVSVIDNWFFMASSVIVLTVVGAILTDKFVEPRLPAWNGGHQDRLPPLTALENRGLRAAGIAALVFIALMALLVVPEHAPLRNPKTGGIIPSPFIQGIVPIIILFFFVVAIAYGAVTKQIRRADDIPQLLVDPMKSMAGFIVMVFPLSQFVAFFNWSNMGKFMAIGLTDMLESAGISGAPAFLGLMFLSAFLCMFIASGSAIWSILAPVFVPMFMLLGFHPAFAQMIFRIADSAVLPLAPMSPFLPLFLGFLQRYQKDAQLGTYYVLIFPYPVVFFISWIVLLLVWYALGLPIGPGVYPSLH; this is encoded by the coding sequence ATGGAAGTGACCACGGAGAACCGCAGCCCAGGGAAGCTGTTTAGCTGGATAGAGCGCGTCGGCAATAAAGTGCCGAACCCATTCTTACTGTTTGTCTATCTGATCGTGGTATTGATGGTGGCTACCGCCATTATCAGCGCCTTTGATCTGGCAGTGAAAAATCCCACCAACGGCGAGCTGGTACGCGTCAATAACCTGCTGAGCGTGGCTGGGATTCAGTGGATCCTGCCGAACATCATCAAAAACTTCAGTGGTTTTACGCCACTCGGCTCGATTCTGGCGCTGGTGATTGGTGCAGGCCTGGCCGAGAAAGTCGGCCTGCTGCAATCGCTGATGGTGAAGATGGCCTCACGCGTGAGCCGTCGTTACGCCAGCTATATGGTGCTGTTTATCGCCTTCTTCAGCCATATCTCATCGGATGCGGCACTGGTGGTGATGCCACCACTCGGCGCACTGATCTTCCTCGCGGTGGGTCGTCATCCGGTAGCGGGTCTGCTGGCAGCGATTGCCGGTGTGGCGTCTGGATTTACCGCCAATCTGCTGATCGTCACCACCGACGTCCTGCTGTCGGGTATCAGTACCGAAGCGGCGAAAGCGGTGAGCGATACCGTGCACGTCAGCGTGATCGATAACTGGTTCTTTATGGCCAGTTCAGTGATCGTATTGACGGTAGTGGGCGCGATCCTCACCGATAAATTCGTTGAGCCGCGCCTGCCCGCATGGAACGGTGGTCATCAAGACCGCCTGCCGCCGCTGACGGCACTGGAAAATCGCGGCCTGAGAGCGGCTGGTATTGCTGCACTGGTATTTATTGCGTTGATGGCGCTACTGGTGGTGCCGGAACACGCACCGCTGCGCAACCCGAAAACCGGCGGCATTATTCCTTCGCCGTTTATTCAGGGCATTGTGCCGATCATCATCCTGTTCTTCTTTGTGGTGGCGATTGCTTACGGCGCAGTGACGAAGCAGATTCGTCGGGCCGATGATATTCCGCAGTTGCTGGTCGATCCGATGAAGAGCATGGCGGGCTTTATTGTGATGGTATTCCCGCTATCGCAATTCGTCGCCTTCTTCAACTGGAGCAACATGGGCAAGTTTATGGCTATCGGCCTGACCGATATGCTGGAGAGTGCCGGGATTAGCGGCGCACCCGCTTTCCTTGGCCTGATGTTCCTGTCGGCATTTTTGTGCATGTTTATCGCCAGCGGCTCGGCTATCTGGTCGATTCTGGCACCGGTATTTGTGCCGATGTTTATGTTGCTTGGTTTCCATCCGGCCTTTGCACAGATGATTTTCCGCATAGCTGACTCTGCCGTCTTGCCGCTGGCACCGATGTCACCGTTCCTGCCGTTGTTCCTTGGTTTCCTACAGCGATACCAAAAAGATGCGCAACTTGGCACCTATTATGTGTTGATTTTCCCCTATCCGGTGGTTTTCTTCATCAGTTGGATTGTACTGCTACTGGTCTGGTACGCACTCGGCTTACCGATTGGTCCGGGCGTCTATCCCAGCCTGCACTAA
- a CDS encoding MFS transporter: MTTITSTGMANNNIAADRRTLAGRIDALPSSAGLWRFITLLALGGFFELYDLFETGYISSGLLAAGVFHTGSAGVFGFADQAAFASATFLGLFVGASLLAPYADRFGRRLTFMCALAWYGVFSLLMAFQQSAEMIILFRFLVGIGLGVELVTIDTYLSEWVPAHLRSRAFAFSFFIQFLSVPAVALMSWWLVPQTILSLEGWRWVVIAGAVCSLVIWLIRKNLPESARWLAQQGRHQEAHNVLSEMEKRCGIAPGEDFSNSDAAAQLPKKGRFSEIWAPAYRKRTLMLVVMNFFQAIGFFGFGNWLPALLSGKGATVTHSLLYAFFITLAYPLGSLICSRYADKIENKWQIVLSSLMTVVFGTLFALVTNPVLMIICGFLITYSNAWLTFSYHAYQTEIFPTHIRARAVGFCYSFSRLSTVFSSILIGIILQYAGSQGVIAFIVLSMLMVMLSVGIYGPKTRGLDLENI, from the coding sequence ATGACAACAATCACTTCGACAGGGATGGCGAATAACAACATCGCAGCCGATCGTCGCACCTTAGCCGGGCGCATTGATGCACTGCCTTCTTCTGCAGGGCTGTGGCGTTTTATTACGCTGCTGGCACTGGGAGGATTTTTTGAGCTCTACGATCTGTTCGAAACGGGCTACATCAGTTCTGGCCTACTCGCTGCTGGCGTGTTTCATACCGGCTCCGCAGGGGTATTTGGCTTTGCCGACCAGGCAGCTTTTGCTTCTGCCACTTTCCTCGGCCTGTTTGTTGGTGCCAGCCTACTTGCGCCTTATGCCGACCGATTTGGACGTCGTCTCACCTTTATGTGTGCCCTCGCGTGGTACGGCGTCTTCTCACTGCTGATGGCGTTCCAGCAGAGTGCGGAGATGATCATCCTGTTCCGCTTCCTGGTCGGGATTGGCCTTGGCGTTGAGCTGGTGACCATCGATACCTATCTGTCCGAATGGGTCCCCGCGCACCTGCGTAGCCGCGCCTTTGCCTTCTCGTTCTTTATTCAGTTCCTGTCGGTGCCGGCGGTGGCACTGATGTCATGGTGGCTGGTGCCACAAACCATCCTGAGCCTTGAAGGTTGGCGTTGGGTGGTGATTGCCGGTGCGGTCTGCTCGTTGGTGATCTGGCTGATTCGTAAAAACCTACCAGAATCTGCGCGTTGGCTGGCACAGCAGGGCCGCCATCAGGAAGCGCATAACGTACTGAGTGAGATGGAAAAACGCTGTGGTATTGCGCCGGGTGAAGACTTCTCTAACAGCGATGCCGCCGCACAGCTGCCGAAAAAAGGCCGTTTCAGCGAGATTTGGGCACCGGCTTATCGCAAACGTACCCTGATGCTGGTGGTGATGAACTTCTTCCAGGCAATTGGCTTCTTTGGCTTCGGCAACTGGCTGCCTGCGCTGCTTTCAGGTAAAGGTGCGACCGTGACCCACAGCCTGCTGTATGCCTTTTTCATCACGCTGGCCTACCCGCTGGGCTCGCTGATCTGCAGCCGCTACGCCGACAAGATTGAGAACAAATGGCAGATCGTTCTCTCTTCATTGATGACCGTGGTGTTCGGTACGCTGTTCGCACTGGTCACCAACCCGGTATTGATGATCATCTGTGGATTCCTGATCACCTACAGCAACGCGTGGCTGACCTTCAGTTATCACGCCTACCAGACCGAGATTTTCCCGACCCATATTCGCGCGCGTGCAGTGGGCTTCTGCTACTCCTTCAGCCGCCTGTCGACCGTGTTCAGCAGTATTTTGATTGGCATTATTCTGCAGTACGCCGGCAGCCAGGGCGTGATCGCCTTTATCGTGCTGAGTATGTTGATGGTGATGCTGTCAGTGGGGATTTACGGTCCGAAGACGCGCGGGCTGGATTTGGAGAATATTTGA
- a CDS encoding helix-turn-helix domain-containing protein, translated as MFGERLLRARSAAGFSMKQLAEKAGVSANMIKKYEHNLSVPGSAVLVKMSRALGVRNEYFFRPTTVELKNVEYRKRHTLSAKMLAQIHADVIDQAERWLELANLWPNFPVPAFTQPQLPLEQIENYGQIEKVAEHIRQQWGLGSQPITHLIDVLESHGILVIVTDVDHSDKFDGCQAMVDAIPVIVISAKWPGDRQRFTLAHELGHLILHHSLPSDLDEEKACNRFAGALLFPAGAVLQHFGKQRTRLEEQELYLQKMDYGLSMLACVYRAADLAVITEGKRKDLIMMFSARKWRKQEPGEQVARESTTLFPQLIFRALGEGIISEGKAAELMGVSLVAFHRKRQLGWSDDHSHQ; from the coding sequence GTGTTTGGAGAGCGTTTACTACGTGCGCGTTCCGCTGCGGGCTTTTCTATGAAGCAGCTTGCAGAAAAAGCAGGCGTCAGCGCAAATATGATTAAGAAATACGAGCACAACCTCAGTGTGCCGGGCTCTGCCGTATTAGTAAAAATGTCGCGCGCCTTGGGCGTACGTAATGAATATTTCTTCCGTCCGACCACGGTTGAATTGAAGAACGTTGAGTACCGCAAACGCCATACGCTATCAGCCAAAATGCTGGCGCAGATTCATGCGGATGTGATTGATCAGGCTGAGCGGTGGCTTGAACTGGCGAACCTGTGGCCAAATTTTCCGGTCCCTGCTTTTACCCAACCGCAACTGCCTCTCGAGCAAATCGAGAATTACGGGCAAATTGAAAAGGTTGCAGAGCATATTCGTCAGCAGTGGGGATTAGGTTCTCAGCCGATAACGCATTTAATTGATGTGCTGGAAAGTCATGGGATTTTGGTCATTGTCACTGACGTTGACCACTCCGACAAATTCGATGGCTGCCAGGCGATGGTCGATGCCATTCCTGTCATCGTTATTTCAGCAAAATGGCCAGGTGACCGTCAGCGTTTTACTCTGGCACACGAACTTGGTCATTTGATTCTGCATCATTCTCTTCCATCTGATCTGGATGAAGAGAAAGCCTGCAATCGATTTGCCGGTGCCTTGCTTTTCCCTGCTGGCGCGGTATTGCAACATTTTGGCAAGCAGCGAACACGCCTTGAGGAACAAGAGCTTTACCTGCAAAAAATGGATTATGGTCTCAGCATGCTGGCCTGTGTTTACCGCGCTGCCGATCTGGCCGTGATAACTGAGGGCAAGCGCAAAGATCTGATCATGATGTTTTCAGCGCGTAAATGGCGAAAGCAGGAACCTGGTGAACAAGTCGCACGCGAGAGCACCACGCTTTTTCCTCAGTTAATCTTTCGAGCGCTGGGAGAAGGGATTATCAGCGAAGGTAAAGCGGCTGAGCTGATGGGCGTCTCGCTAGTCGCCTTCCACCGCAAGCGACAGTTGGGGTGGTCGGATGATCATTCTCATCAGTGA
- a CDS encoding c-type cytochrome, with translation MIKSILALFLGTMTFAAVADEAGSDALVKRGEYLARAGDCVACHSTAGGKPFAGGLPMATPIGTIYSTNITPDKTTGIGDYSYDDFQKAVRHGVAKNGDTLYPAMPYPSYAVVSDDDMQALYAYFMHGVQPVSQANKDSDIPWPLSMRWPLSIWRGMFAPDVKAFQPAAQEDPALARGRYLVEGLGHCGACHTPRSITMQEKALNNGEGNDYLSGSSAPIDGWTASNLRSDNRDGLGRWSEDDLKQFLRFGRNDHTAVFGGMTDVVQHSLQYLNDEDISAIAKYLKSLGAKDASQTVFTQDDAVAKALWKGDDSQPGASVYVDSCAACHKTDGSGYQRFYPALRGNPVVMAEDPTSLIHIVLVGGTLPGVQGAPSAITMPAFGWRLNDNQVADVVNFIRGSWGNGVKSTVTAKDVAKLRKDAPQQGSADIKVLEGQ, from the coding sequence ATGATCAAAAGCATTTTAGCCCTGTTTCTGGGCACGATGACCTTCGCCGCGGTGGCGGACGAAGCAGGTTCTGACGCACTGGTGAAGCGCGGTGAATATCTGGCGCGTGCGGGTGACTGCGTCGCCTGTCACAGCACGGCGGGCGGCAAACCTTTTGCCGGTGGATTACCGATGGCCACCCCGATTGGCACCATCTACTCCACCAACATCACACCGGATAAAACTACTGGGATTGGTGACTACAGCTATGACGATTTCCAGAAAGCGGTGCGTCACGGCGTAGCGAAAAATGGCGATACGCTCTATCCCGCCATGCCATACCCATCCTATGCGGTGGTGAGCGATGACGATATGCAGGCGCTGTATGCCTACTTCATGCATGGCGTGCAGCCGGTGTCGCAGGCAAACAAAGACAGCGATATTCCATGGCCGCTGTCGATGCGCTGGCCGCTCTCCATCTGGCGTGGCATGTTTGCGCCGGACGTGAAAGCGTTCCAGCCAGCTGCACAGGAAGACCCCGCCCTGGCGCGCGGTCGCTATCTGGTGGAAGGCCTCGGACACTGCGGGGCTTGCCATACGCCACGTAGCATCACCATGCAGGAAAAAGCGCTGAATAATGGCGAAGGCAACGATTACCTGTCTGGCAGCAGCGCTCCGATTGATGGCTGGACCGCGAGCAACCTGCGCAGTGACAACCGTGACGGTTTAGGCCGCTGGAGCGAAGACGACCTGAAGCAGTTCCTGCGCTTTGGCCGCAACGATCACACCGCGGTATTTGGTGGTATGACCGATGTGGTGCAGCACAGCCTGCAATACCTTAATGACGAAGATATCAGCGCGATTGCTAAATATCTGAAATCGTTGGGTGCGAAGGATGCCAGCCAGACAGTGTTTACGCAGGATGATGCGGTCGCCAAAGCGTTGTGGAAGGGCGATGACAGCCAGCCAGGCGCATCGGTGTATGTCGATAGCTGTGCGGCCTGTCATAAAACGGACGGCAGCGGCTACCAACGCTTCTATCCAGCGCTGCGTGGCAACCCGGTGGTGATGGCAGAAGACCCAACCTCGCTGATTCACATCGTGCTGGTGGGCGGCACCTTGCCTGGCGTGCAGGGCGCACCTTCGGCGATCACCATGCCGGCGTTCGGCTGGCGTTTGAACGACAACCAGGTTGCGGATGTGGTCAACTTTATCCGTGGCAGCTGGGGTAATGGCGTGAAGTCGACGGTGACGGCGAAGGATGTGGCGAAGCTGCGCAAAGATGCGCCGCAGCAGGGCAGTGCCGATATTAAGGTGCTGGAAGGGCAGTAA
- a CDS encoding GMC family oxidoreductase → MANELKKVDAVVVGFGWAGAIMAKELTEAGLNVVALERGPHRDTYPDGSYPQSIDELTYNIRKKLFQDLSKSTVTIRHDASQTAVPYRQLAAFLPGTGTGGAGLHWSGVHFRVDPVELNLRSHYEQRYGKSFIPEGMTIQDFGVSYDELEPFFDQAEKVFGTSGSAWSIKGKLQGKEKGGNPYAPDRSSDFPLPAQKRTYSAQLFAQAAESVGYHPYDMPSANTSGPYTNTYGAQMGPCNFCGYCSGYACYMYSKASPNVNILPALRQEPKFELRNNSYVLRVNLTDDKKRATGVTYLDGQGREVVQPADLVILSAFQFHNVHLMLLSGIGKPYNPISNEGVVGRNFAYQNISTLKALFDKNTTTNPFIGAGGAGVAVDDFNADNFDHGPYGFVGGSPFWVNQAGTKPISGLPTPKGTPNWGSQWKAAVADTYNHHISMDAHGAHQSYRANYLDLDPNYKDVYGQPLLRMTFDWQDNDIKMAQFMVGKMRKITEAMNPKMIIGGAKGPGTHFDTTVYQTTHMSGGAIMGEDPKTSAVNRYLQSWDVPNVFVPGASAFPQGLGYNPTGMVAALSYWSAKAIREQYLKNPGPLVQA, encoded by the coding sequence GTGGCAAATGAATTGAAAAAAGTAGACGCAGTGGTGGTCGGTTTCGGCTGGGCCGGGGCGATCATGGCGAAAGAGCTGACTGAAGCCGGTCTTAACGTTGTGGCGCTGGAGCGTGGTCCGCATCGTGATACTTATCCCGATGGATCCTATCCGCAGTCAATTGATGAACTGACCTATAACATCCGTAAAAAGCTGTTCCAGGATTTGTCGAAAAGCACCGTAACTATCCGTCACGATGCGTCGCAAACCGCCGTACCTTATCGTCAACTGGCGGCGTTTCTGCCGGGCACCGGCACCGGCGGTGCGGGCCTGCACTGGTCGGGCGTGCACTTCCGTGTCGATCCGGTTGAGCTGAACCTGCGTAGCCACTATGAGCAGCGCTATGGCAAAAGCTTCATCCCGGAAGGCATGACCATTCAGGATTTCGGTGTCAGCTACGATGAGCTAGAGCCGTTCTTTGATCAAGCTGAGAAAGTGTTTGGTACTTCCGGCAGCGCCTGGTCGATTAAAGGTAAGCTGCAGGGTAAAGAAAAGGGCGGAAACCCTTACGCGCCTGATCGTTCCAGCGATTTCCCGCTGCCCGCGCAGAAGCGCACCTATTCGGCCCAACTGTTTGCTCAGGCGGCTGAATCAGTGGGTTATCACCCCTACGATATGCCGTCTGCTAACACTTCGGGTCCGTACACCAACACCTACGGCGCGCAGATGGGGCCGTGCAACTTCTGCGGTTACTGCAGCGGCTATGCCTGCTACATGTACTCCAAGGCGTCGCCAAACGTGAATATTCTGCCCGCACTGCGTCAGGAACCGAAGTTCGAACTGCGTAACAACTCCTACGTGCTGCGTGTGAATCTGACCGATGACAAGAAGCGCGCCACCGGTGTGACCTATCTTGATGGTCAGGGCCGTGAAGTAGTGCAGCCCGCGGACCTGGTGATCCTCTCGGCCTTCCAGTTCCACAACGTCCATTTGATGCTGCTGTCAGGCATCGGCAAGCCATATAACCCCATCAGCAATGAAGGTGTGGTGGGGCGTAACTTTGCCTACCAGAACATTTCGACCCTTAAGGCGCTGTTCGACAAGAACACGACCACCAACCCATTCATTGGTGCGGGCGGTGCAGGTGTGGCGGTGGATGACTTCAACGCCGATAACTTCGACCACGGTCCGTATGGCTTTGTCGGCGGCTCGCCGTTCTGGGTTAACCAGGCGGGCACCAAGCCGATTTCTGGATTACCGACGCCGAAGGGCACGCCGAACTGGGGCAGTCAGTGGAAAGCGGCGGTGGCGGATACCTACAACCATCACATCTCGATGGATGCGCACGGTGCGCACCAGTCCTATCGCGCTAACTACCTCGATCTCGATCCGAACTACAAAGATGTTTACGGCCAGCCGCTGCTGCGTATGACCTTTGACTGGCAGGACAATGACATCAAGATGGCACAGTTCATGGTCGGCAAGATGCGTAAGATCACCGAAGCGATGAACCCGAAAATGATCATCGGCGGCGCAAAAGGACCGGGCACCCACTTCGATACCACCGTGTACCAGACCACGCACATGAGTGGCGGGGCGATCATGGGTGAAGATCCGAAAACCAGTGCCGTGAACCGTTACCTGCAGAGCTGGGATGTGCCGAACGTGTTTGTGCCAGGTGCGTCTGCGTTCCCGCAGGGCCTCGGTTACAACCCGACCGGTATGGTGGCAGCGCTGAGCTACTGGTCAGCCAAGGCCATTCGTGAACAGTATCTGAAGAACCCCGGCCCGCTGGTACAGGCATAA
- a CDS encoding gluconate 2-dehydrogenase subunit 3 family protein: MSEQKNGHSRRDFLLRTITLAPAMAVGSSAMGALVVPMAAGAAEQPVAPQQARDYQPNWFTAEEYAFLKAAVARLIPNDERGPGALEAGVPEFIDRQMNTPYATGSNWYMQGPFNPDLPKELGYQSPLVPQQIYRLGLADADSWSKKQHGKVFAELSGEQQDALLTAFESGQAEFPQLAAKTFFSFLLQNTREGYFSDPIHGGNQGMVGWKLIGFPGARADFMDWVERGERYPFPSVDIRGERA, encoded by the coding sequence ATGTCAGAACAAAAAAATGGTCATAGTCGCAGGGATTTTCTGCTGAGAACCATCACCCTGGCACCCGCAATGGCGGTTGGCAGTTCGGCGATGGGCGCGCTGGTGGTGCCAATGGCCGCTGGGGCAGCAGAGCAACCTGTCGCACCGCAACAGGCACGTGATTACCAACCAAACTGGTTTACCGCAGAAGAGTACGCTTTCCTCAAAGCGGCCGTTGCGCGCCTGATCCCGAATGATGAACGCGGTCCTGGCGCACTGGAAGCCGGTGTGCCGGAGTTTATCGATCGTCAAATGAATACCCCTTACGCCACCGGTAGCAACTGGTATATGCAGGGGCCGTTCAATCCCGATCTGCCGAAAGAGCTGGGTTACCAGTCTCCGCTGGTGCCGCAGCAGATTTATCGCCTGGGGCTTGCCGATGCGGACAGCTGGAGCAAAAAGCAGCATGGCAAAGTGTTTGCCGAGTTAAGCGGTGAACAACAAGACGCGCTACTCACCGCCTTTGAGAGCGGTCAGGCCGAGTTCCCTCAGTTGGCGGCTAAAACCTTCTTCTCCTTCCTGCTGCAGAACACCCGCGAGGGGTACTTCAGCGATCCGATCCATGGCGGCAACCAAGGCATGGTGGGCTGGAAGCTGATTGGCTTCCCAGGCGCACGTGCCGACTTTATGGATTGGGTAGAGCGCGGCGAACGTTATCCGTTCCCGTCAGTGGATATTCGCGGGGAGAGGGCGTAA